The Cryptococcus gattii WM276 chromosome D, complete sequence region CTAACTGATATGTCATCAAAGATCGTTGAGAAACAAGGGCATCAAGAAAGCTCTTGGGACGGCTGCATATCAGTGTATTCTCAGTTAAAGAGAATTTTTGAAGTATGGAATGACGACGTACACGAAGACGAAGACGTTGACTCGTACAGGTGGGCTTACATACATCCCTGCTTGTATTTTCGGTGAGCAAGCCTTCTGATTGCAGCTTAGGTTTATGGTGTATCCGGAAGGATCAGGAAAGCCTGGAATCGTGGCGAGCGGCGACGAAGTGAGTCGTATCTGTCTTTATAAGTCCACTTATCCACGATACCGGCGGTCATGACGAGGGAGTCATCAGCTGAACTAGCTTCCGTTTCCGTCTCTCAGAGCTGCATGTCATTGGGAATTCATGACCAGGGTGTTCTTTTTGCTTCAAGGATTGAAATTCCAGAACATAGGTCCCAACAGATGGCAGCAAGTACGCGCGTTACCATGCGCATATAACCTCGGCCTAGTACTACAATGAGAGATGACGATGGGGGAATCGATGGacttctttttttcttttttaCTCTGCATCAGTGAGACCCGACCAGGGGTTTTCATGAATGGACCATTCTGTAGTAACATAGTATACGCGATAACGCCATGCACACTGCACGCGATGTCATTTTTCTGTTGTTCATACAAAAACCCTGCATTTCAGGATAACTCTCAACTTTCATCCAAccctctttttcttcaCTTTCTATGCTGATACCGCATACTTGGCAGCAGCCTCGTCGAACAGCTTATCCTTTTCAAGGAGATCGAGGGCGTAGGGATGTTGCTTCGCGGCCGTAACCAGTTTCCTGCAAGAACAGTCAGTGAATAATGCCACATTGATATCAAGGTGAAAGACCAACTCCGCAAAGCCTTCCGCGCCAACCGAAGCGCCAACGGCCAGAACATCGCTGCTACTTTGGGCAGCCTTACTCTGGGATGCTTCCACAATATCGGCCTTGGCCTCATCAACATGCCCAAGGAGAAGGTGTGCGGCAGCATGCGAAGCTAAAACAGGAGCGGTGCGGCCATTGGGAAGCTGATAAAGCTCCTCGTAAAAGTAGTAGGATTGATGAAGTGGTTGAGATCCCTGAATCTCTAATCAGCTTGCACCAGTAGAGCTAAAAGATTAAGGCATACGGTCTTGAGTCCAATCCAAGCTTCCATAGCCTGAATAAGCATAGAGTCACTTCCAAATTTCTTGGCAGAGTTGTAAGTAGCTTGCGCAAGATCTCGGCGATTGAGAGAAAGAAGCAGCTGGACAAGTATGGCGATACTATCACGAAGTGGAGATCGGTTAGCTGACAGATGTCCATCGCCTTTGATACACTTACCACTCCAGGTCATCCTTAGCCGCGCCCTCTGTCAAAGTAGCCACAGCCTCTTCGTTCTCTCCAACAAGGATAAACACGGTCGCAGCAATGGCTCTTACAgtcttctcctcctcatcgCTTCCATCTTCACATTCCAATACTAAGTCCCTGATCTCTTCTACTTTGTCCACTCTGGCGTCTTCCTCCACTTCATGGAAAGAGGCGAACGCGTCAACTGCACGTGCAGAAAGAGGTACGGGTGAGAGTGAAAGGAAGGGTGCGAGGACAGCATGAGCAGAtgagggagatggagacGAAAGCGCAAGATGAGAGCGTGCAATATAGAGGGCACGATGAAGTGATGAAGGATCGTCTGAAGGTGTGTGAGGATATTCGGAGGCTTCGGAAATACAGGCTACGCGGAGTCAGTGAGGAATGATGTCGTTTGTCGTCGGACAATATGACGAACCTTGGTACGAGGCTGCAAGCGAGAGTTAGCCATgagatgaagagaaggtGGAGAGTGCACTCACCCTGGTAAAAGAGCTGCTTAACGTGATATAAGGGGTCTACCTCCATGTTTGATATGCTTCTGCTGCTGTGTCGCCGCGACGGATGTGTAGATAGCGACGGACGAGCGAGCGAGAACCCACGAGTTGAGGGCAACAGCGGCTATCAGCCACGAGGGCATATATTACGTAAACAAGTTAAGGGAGAATTAATGCATGCAAATGTTATTACGGAACGAACATGATGATAGAAATTACAATCAAATATAATCTTTCGCTATATGCCTATGATGCCTATACAACCTAAATACAGTCTATGCAGAAATCAAGAGCGCAGAGGGGCTCAGTTCAGAAAAAAAGAGGTTCGGGACATACGGTATCCCCATCTTTGAGCTCTCTTAATCGTTTGTCGATGAGCTCCTTTTCCCCCTACAAGTTCCATCATCAGTCGGACTGACAAGCAAGCATGTTCTCTATAAACTTACCTCCGTTAAAGGTCCGCAGACTTCTGGGTGGCAGGGGAAGTATGAACCATTCACTCGGGTATGGGCTGTTTCATATAGATGCTGTAAACGCTCGGCAAGGGGAGGATGGGCAGGGGCGCATACTGAAATTAGAGCCCATCAGCACTTGAGGCTGTCGGACCCACGAAGATATCTAAAGGGGAAGGGCCATTTTGAAGAATGAAAACTCACTATCAGTCACCTTTTTGGCCCATATGAAGTAGGCCTGTACTCGTTTGATCCCCCATCCCACTGGTGGGCTACGTCGAATTGACTCAAGGTTGTGCAATTT contains the following coding sequences:
- a CDS encoding Hypothetical Protein (Similar to TIGR gene model, INSD accession AAW43258.1), with amino-acid sequence MEVDPLYHVKQLFYQASYQACISEASEYPHTPSDDPSSLHRALYIARSHLALSSPSPSSAHAVLAPFLSLSPVPLSARAVDAFASFHEVEEDARVDKVEEIRDLVLECEDGSDEEEKTVRAIAATVFILVGENEEAVATLTEGAAKDDLECIAILVQLLLSLNRRDLAQATYNSAKKFGSDSMLIQAMEAWIGLKTGSQPLHQSYYFYEELYQLPNGRTAPVLASHAAAHLLLGHVDEAKADIVEASQSKAAQSSSDVLAVGASVGAEGFAEKLVTAAKQHPYALDLLEKDKLFDEAAAKYAVSA